The following are encoded in a window of Prochlorococcus marinus str. MIT 1013 genomic DNA:
- a CDS encoding tetratricopeptide repeat protein, with the protein MEPSAEQDQGEKKVYEVSTFPVPFPLGEIKENITINTKTPSNPSKEQIINQAFKFHSEGNIQQAEKYYQYFIDRGFNDNRVFSNYGVILKNLGKLKEAELYTRKAIKLNPNYAKAYYDLAYILIDIGKVKEAEISLLKAIKINPNFADAYLNLGEIMRYISKLQEAELYTRKAIEINPNFADAYLNLGKILRYIGKLQEAELSVIKAIELNPDLAKAYYSLSLLKFSDENKIWKDKLFSESFLNKKSQKDQVNIYFARANILHKEKKYEDSSKCLKLANKLKLYLQPSNANLLINKSKVLLIQSDKEEINRKELRKYPESIFIVGMPRSGSTLLESILSLRNDVHDLGEINILEESLLECKKPKQEINLAELYWEKVNHKTELNITTNKWLYNYQYAGIIAGNIPNAKIIHCYRNPLDNILSIYRAHFEQGNEYSSSLVDCANVYLNQKEVMSKYKNRFRSKIYDLNYDSLVKNPDKEIKSLINWIGWDWQESYLSPHLNTRSVKTRSNVEVRSPINSKSIGGWKNYKDMLKPAIEILTQTNKYQDITS; encoded by the coding sequence ATGGAACCATCTGCTGAGCAAGATCAAGGGGAAAAGAAAGTCTATGAAGTATCTACATTTCCAGTTCCATTTCCTTTAGGTGAGATTAAAGAAAACATTACTATTAATACCAAAACTCCTTCTAATCCCTCTAAAGAACAAATAATTAATCAAGCATTTAAGTTCCATTCAGAAGGAAATATTCAACAAGCAGAAAAATATTATCAATATTTTATTGATCGCGGTTTTAATGACAATAGAGTTTTTTCTAATTATGGTGTAATTTTAAAAAATCTTGGGAAATTAAAAGAAGCTGAATTATATACTCGCAAAGCAATTAAACTGAATCCTAACTACGCAAAAGCATATTACGATCTTGCATACATATTGATAGATATTGGGAAAGTCAAAGAAGCAGAAATATCACTACTAAAAGCAATTAAAATCAATCCTAATTTCGCAGATGCTTATCTAAATCTAGGAGAAATAATGAGATATATTAGTAAATTACAAGAAGCAGAATTATACACTCGCAAAGCAATTGAAATCAATCCTAATTTCGCAGATGCTTATCTAAATCTGGGGAAAATATTGAGATATATTGGGAAATTACAAGAAGCAGAACTATCAGTAATCAAAGCGATTGAACTGAATCCAGATTTAGCAAAAGCATACTATTCACTATCATTACTAAAATTTTCCGATGAAAATAAGATATGGAAAGATAAACTCTTTTCAGAAAGTTTTTTAAATAAAAAATCACAAAAAGATCAAGTTAATATTTACTTCGCAAGAGCAAATATTCTTCATAAGGAAAAAAAATACGAAGATAGTTCTAAATGCCTTAAATTGGCGAATAAATTAAAGCTTTATCTTCAACCATCGAATGCGAATCTTTTAATCAATAAATCTAAAGTATTACTCATTCAATCTGATAAAGAAGAAATAAATAGAAAAGAACTTAGAAAATATCCTGAAAGTATATTTATTGTAGGGATGCCTAGAAGTGGTTCTACCTTATTGGAATCAATACTTAGTCTGCGTAATGATGTACATGATCTAGGTGAGATTAATATTCTAGAGGAATCATTGCTTGAGTGTAAGAAACCTAAACAAGAGATAAATCTTGCTGAATTATATTGGGAAAAAGTAAATCATAAGACTGAATTGAATATCACAACTAATAAATGGTTATACAACTACCAATATGCAGGTATTATTGCGGGGAATATACCAAACGCAAAAATTATTCACTGCTATAGAAATCCGCTAGATAATATTTTATCAATTTATCGAGCACATTTTGAGCAAGGAAATGAATATTCTTCTTCCTTAGTTGATTGCGCAAATGTTTATTTAAACCAAAAGGAAGTAATGAGTAAGTATAAGAATAGGTTTCGATCAAAAATATATGACTTAAATTATGACTCATTAGTTAAGAATCCTGATAAAGAAATCAAATCTTTAATCAATTGGATAGGTTGGGATTGGCAAGAGTCATATCTATCACCACATCTAAATACTCGATCAGTTAAAACGAGGAGCAATGTTGAAGTTCGTTCCCCAATCAATTCAAAATCAATTGGTGGATGGAAGAACTACAAAGATATGCTGAAACCTGCTATTGAAATA
- a CDS encoding tetratricopeptide repeat protein, whose product MMDSSSQEKEGTKKITGVKTFSVPYNLEEIKEKITFNTNTLSKSSKEQIINKAFKFHSQGNILEAIKYYQDFINQGFNDHRVFFNYGVILKNLGKFKEAELSTRKAIEISPDFAEAHSNLGLILSDLGKFKEAELSTRKAIEISPDYAEAHSNLGVILKNLGKFKEAELSTRKAIEIKPDFANAHFNLGDTLKDLGKFKEAELSTRKAIEISPDYAEAHSNLGFILSDLGKFKEAELSLKKAIELKPDWQAYFLYAGCIFKRKAFEVVTNNLLKAKSLELENHQKAYINAALNATGLARNNLIYSKNLDIKKRSKSLINKSKNKLILNRKREDELLTYLYGVKNRELNNTVDARYGKGYCSQDLHFFDDQSPTISNLSDDLKNICKAELGLKEIIICESFFNIFKSGSSAGAKSHWHIGKRDSFFGLKFYKYSLIYYLDIGDQNGEDPGILKLYEPDEEILPTNNMLVIIGAERYHSVSYHGRKDRIVLSANFYGF is encoded by the coding sequence ATGATGGATAGTTCTAGTCAAGAAAAAGAAGGAACGAAGAAAATTACTGGAGTGAAAACATTCTCAGTTCCATATAATTTAGAAGAAATAAAAGAAAAAATTACTTTTAATACCAATACTCTTTCTAAATCTTCTAAAGAACAAATAATCAATAAAGCATTTAAGTTTCATTCACAAGGAAATATATTAGAAGCAATAAAATATTATCAAGATTTCATAAACCAAGGTTTTAATGATCACAGAGTCTTTTTTAATTATGGAGTCATCTTAAAAAATCTTGGGAAATTCAAAGAAGCAGAATTATCTACTCGAAAAGCAATTGAAATCAGTCCTGATTTCGCAGAGGCGCATTCCAATCTGGGACTAATATTGAGTGATCTTGGGAAATTCAAAGAAGCAGAATTATCCACTCGAAAAGCAATTGAAATCAGTCCTGATTACGCAGAGGCGCATTCCAATCTGGGAGTCATATTAAAAAATCTGGGGAAATTCAAAGAAGCAGAATTATCCACTCGAAAAGCAATTGAAATCAAACCTGATTTTGCAAATGCTCATTTCAATCTGGGAGACACATTAAAAGATCTTGGCAAATTCAAAGAAGCAGAATTATCCACTCGAAAAGCAATTGAAATCAGTCCTGATTACGCAGAGGCGCATTCCAATCTGGGGTTCATATTGAGTGATCTTGGGAAATTCAAAGAAGCAGAATTATCACTAAAGAAAGCAATTGAACTTAAACCTGATTGGCAAGCATATTTTTTATATGCTGGTTGTATTTTTAAGAGAAAAGCATTTGAAGTTGTGACAAATAACCTATTGAAAGCAAAGTCACTAGAGCTAGAGAACCATCAAAAAGCTTATATAAATGCCGCACTAAACGCAACAGGCCTAGCAAGAAATAATTTAATATATTCAAAAAACTTAGATATTAAAAAAAGGTCAAAATCATTAATTAATAAAAGTAAAAATAAATTAATTTTAAATCGGAAAAGAGAAGATGAATTATTAACTTATCTATATGGTGTCAAGAATCGAGAGCTAAATAACACAGTAGATGCTCGATATGGAAAAGGGTATTGTTCCCAAGATCTTCATTTCTTTGATGATCAATCACCTACCATATCAAACCTTTCAGATGATTTAAAGAACATTTGTAAGGCCGAGCTTGGATTAAAGGAAATAATAATTTGCGAATCATTTTTTAATATTTTCAAATCCGGATCTAGTGCTGGTGCCAAGTCTCATTGGCATATAGGCAAAAGAGATTCTTTCTTTGGATTAAAATTTTATAAATACAGCTTAATCTATTATCTAGATATAGGAGATCAAAATGGCGAAGATCCTGGAATACTAAAATTATATGAGCCTGACGAAGAAATATTACCAACTAACAATATGTTGGTAATCATTGGTGCAGAAAGATATCATTCCGTTTCCTATCATGGTAGAAAAGATAGAATAGTTTTAAGTGCTAATTTCTATGGCTTCTGA
- a CDS encoding tetratricopeptide repeat protein: MDRSNPKERRKKKVTEIRTFPVPFALGENQKNITITKPSKEQVINQAFNFHAQGNFSEASKYYQNFINQGFTDHRVFSNYGSILQSLGKLQQAEKCYRKAIESKPNYPEAHLNLGSILTALGNLQEAELFTRKAIELKPDLAEAHSNLGDILRDLGNLQEAELFTRKTIELKPDLAEAHSNLGGILRDLDNLQEAELFTRKAIELKPNLAEAHSNLGGILRDLGNLQEAELFTRKAIELKPDYPEAYFNLGLILRDLGNLQEAELFTRKTIELKPDYSEAYFNLSWIQLLRGEYQSGLENYEFRFKTKKPAITHANTKLKQFKNQKLQKGEKLLIVSEQGLGDTLQYMRYIPYLQKQGFDISFCAQTKLHSLIKASFIDSDPLTPEQANTLSADQWIPLLSLPRYLQINPKNPIISEPYIYPTSEHKKKWKHLLSREKRPIIGINWQGNPNVEKKDLKGRSLPLETFSTLAKKNNYNFLSLQKGFGSEQLNNCSFKNQFVECQPQVDKTWDFLENAAIIENCDLIITSDTSIVHLAGGMGKSTWLLLKHIPEWRWGIEGESTFWYPSMRLFRQKEIYNWEEVMERVSNELRNGIATRK, encoded by the coding sequence GTGGATAGATCTAATCCAAAAGAGCGAAGAAAAAAAAAAGTGACTGAAATAAGAACTTTCCCAGTTCCCTTTGCTTTGGGAGAAAATCAAAAAAACATTACAATTACTAAACCTTCAAAAGAACAAGTCATTAATCAAGCATTTAATTTTCATGCACAAGGAAATTTTTCAGAAGCATCAAAATATTATCAAAATTTCATCAATCAAGGGTTTACTGATCATAGAGTCTTTTCTAATTATGGATCAATTTTACAAAGTCTTGGTAAATTACAACAAGCAGAAAAATGCTATAGAAAAGCAATTGAATCTAAGCCTAATTACCCTGAAGCTCATTTAAATCTAGGATCCATATTGACAGCTCTGGGCAATTTACAAGAAGCGGAATTATTCACTCGCAAAGCAATTGAACTAAAACCTGATCTCGCAGAGGCACATTCCAATCTAGGAGACATTTTGAGAGATCTTGGCAATTTACAAGAAGCGGAATTATTCACTCGCAAAACAATTGAACTAAAACCTGATCTCGCAGAGGCGCATTCCAATCTAGGAGGCATTTTGAGAGATCTTGACAATTTACAAGAAGCGGAATTATTCACTCGCAAAGCAATTGAACTAAAACCTAATCTAGCAGAGGCACATTCCAATCTAGGAGGCATTTTGAGAGATCTTGGCAATTTACAAGAAGCGGAATTATTCACTCGCAAAGCAATTGAACTCAAGCCTGATTACCCTGAAGCTTATTTCAATCTAGGGTTAATTCTGAGAGATCTTGGCAATTTACAAGAAGCGGAATTATTCACTCGCAAAACAATTGAACTCAAGCCTGATTACTCTGAAGCTTATTTCAATCTGTCGTGGATTCAACTTTTAAGAGGAGAATATCAGTCTGGTCTTGAGAATTATGAGTTTAGATTTAAAACAAAAAAACCAGCTATTACTCACGCAAATACAAAGCTAAAGCAATTCAAAAATCAAAAATTACAAAAAGGAGAAAAACTCTTAATCGTTAGCGAGCAAGGTTTAGGAGATACGCTTCAATATATGCGGTATATCCCATATCTTCAAAAGCAAGGTTTTGATATATCTTTTTGTGCTCAAACAAAACTCCATTCATTAATCAAGGCATCATTTATTGATTCAGATCCATTAACTCCAGAACAAGCAAATACCCTTTCTGCAGATCAATGGATCCCACTATTATCCTTACCTAGATATCTACAAATAAATCCAAAAAATCCAATCATTTCCGAACCTTATATCTATCCAACAAGTGAACATAAAAAAAAATGGAAACATCTACTCTCTAGGGAGAAAAGACCAATTATTGGTATAAATTGGCAAGGGAATCCAAATGTCGAAAAGAAAGATTTAAAAGGCCGTTCACTACCTTTAGAAACTTTCTCTACACTTGCTAAGAAAAATAATTACAATTTTTTATCACTACAAAAAGGTTTTGGTTCCGAGCAATTAAACAATTGCTCATTTAAAAATCAGTTTGTTGAATGTCAACCACAAGTCGATAAGACTTGGGATTTTCTTGAAAATGCTGCCATTATAGAAAACTGTGATTTAATTATTACTTCTGATACTTCAATTGTTCATCTGGCTGGAGGGATGGGCAAATCGACTTGGTTACTTCTTAAACATATTCCAGAATGGAGATGGGGAATTGAGGGAGAAAGTACATTTTGGTATCCATCAATGCGATTATTCAGACAAAAAGAGATATATAACTGGGAAGAAGTGATGGAAAGAGTATCAAATGAACTCAGAAATGGAATAGCCACGAGGAAGTAG
- a CDS encoding amino acid ABC transporter substrate-binding protein, producing the protein MRRLVSGILGMTMLLTGCASPSHENSSRLNLIKKRNELICGVSGKIPGFSFLESDGSYQGLDIDICKAFAAAIIGDSKKVQYRPLTAAERFTAIKTGDIDLLSRNTTFTLSRDSSGGNGLTFAPVVFHDGQGLMVKKDSGINSLEGLANKSICVGSGTTTEQNINDAFESASLPYTPIKYQDLNQVVAGYLQGRCSAMTSDRSQLAAARSGFKNPKLHIILEDVLSKEPLAPASDGQDQKLADVMRWVVFALISAEEQGITKSNIDEKVQLANSNPQLKPLRRFLGIDGGLGEKLGLSNDFVVKVIRTTGNYGEIYNRHLGQKSDVPIPRGLNELYNKGGVHISPPFN; encoded by the coding sequence ATGCGTCGATTGGTTTCAGGAATACTTGGAATGACAATGCTATTAACTGGCTGTGCGAGTCCTAGTCATGAAAACAGTTCGAGACTTAATCTAATAAAAAAACGAAACGAATTGATATGTGGAGTTAGTGGCAAAATTCCTGGATTTAGTTTTCTTGAGAGTGATGGTAGTTATCAAGGATTAGATATAGACATATGCAAAGCATTTGCTGCTGCAATAATAGGAGATTCAAAAAAAGTCCAATATAGACCTCTTACTGCTGCAGAAAGATTTACAGCTATTAAAACTGGTGATATTGATTTATTATCACGAAATACCACTTTTACTCTAAGTAGAGATTCATCAGGAGGAAATGGACTGACATTTGCCCCAGTCGTTTTTCATGATGGTCAGGGATTAATGGTCAAGAAAGATAGTGGAATAAATAGTCTTGAAGGACTTGCAAATAAATCTATCTGCGTAGGCTCAGGTACAACTACTGAGCAAAATATTAATGATGCATTTGAGAGTGCTTCGCTCCCTTATACTCCAATAAAATATCAAGATCTAAATCAAGTAGTTGCAGGATACTTGCAGGGTCGTTGTTCAGCTATGACTTCTGATCGTTCACAGTTAGCAGCAGCTAGATCAGGTTTTAAAAATCCAAAACTCCATATTATTCTCGAAGATGTACTCAGTAAGGAGCCACTGGCTCCAGCCTCTGATGGCCAAGACCAGAAGCTGGCCGATGTCATGAGATGGGTCGTTTTTGCTTTGATTTCAGCAGAAGAACAAGGAATAACAAAATCAAATATTGATGAAAAAGTTCAACTTGCAAATAGTAATCCTCAATTAAAACCATTAAGAAGATTTCTAGGTATTGACGGCGGACTAGGAGAAAAACTTGGACTTAGCAATGATTTTGTAGTGAAGGTAATTAGAACAACAGGAAATTATGGAGAGATTTACAATAGACATCTTGGACAAAAGAGCGATGTACCTATCCCAAGGGGGTTAAATGAGCTATATAACAAAGGAGGAGTACATATTTCTCCACCATTTAACTAA
- a CDS encoding DUF805 domain-containing protein, translated as MIEAYKRFWTLAFEFKGRTSRPDYWWAVLASFLVALILAILGSISEPFMALYLLYYFATFTPNISMSIRRLRDIGKSWQWIFINFIPMAGGILFLIILCRPSVPIV; from the coding sequence ATGATCGAGGCGTATAAAAGATTTTGGACTCTTGCTTTTGAATTTAAAGGTAGGACTAGTAGACCAGATTATTGGTGGGCAGTACTGGCGTCATTTCTAGTTGCACTAATTTTAGCCATATTAGGTTCCATATCAGAACCATTCATGGCGTTGTATCTCTTGTATTACTTTGCCACTTTCACCCCCAATATTTCTATGTCAATTAGACGTCTTAGAGATATAGGTAAATCTTGGCAATGGATTTTTATTAATTTTATTCCAATGGCTGGAGGTATTTTGTTTTTAATTATTTTGTGTAGACCATCTGTGCCAATTGTATAA
- a CDS encoding ABC transporter permease subunit (The N-terminal region of this protein, as described by TIGR01726, is a three transmembrane segment that identifies a subfamily of ABC transporter permease subunits, which specificities that include histidine, arginine, glutamine, glutamate, L-cystine (sic), the opines (in Agrobacterium) octopine and nopaline, etc.), protein MKRSKKILVQFGICFFVFSLVGLLINNLIINLIRTDIGFDFSWLFKPASFALAEHPLPYSSSDNYAWALFIGWLNSLKVIVSSLILATILGTLIGFARTGKNALLGLISAGYITIIRQTPLLLQLMFWYFIGFLGLKDNTFIHIKNILKISNQGIELSGLTLSSEFSALLFGLSIFTSAYIAEVIRGGIMSVPKGQWEAFRSLGLSENKGLLSIIIPQALPAILPGLTSQYLNLAKNSTLAIAVGYSDIYAINDTIINQTGRAIECFIILLTSFLLLNLLICNSMEIINKISINSRTYN, encoded by the coding sequence ATGAAGAGAAGCAAAAAAATATTGGTACAATTTGGAATTTGTTTTTTCGTTTTTAGTCTGGTTGGACTATTGATTAATAATCTAATAATTAATCTTATTAGAACTGATATTGGTTTTGATTTTAGTTGGCTTTTCAAGCCAGCCAGTTTTGCTTTGGCTGAGCATCCTTTACCCTATTCATCTTCAGATAACTATGCTTGGGCATTATTTATTGGTTGGCTCAATAGTCTCAAAGTAATAGTCTCATCATTAATACTAGCTACTATCTTGGGGACATTAATAGGTTTCGCGAGAACAGGTAAAAATGCTTTACTAGGTCTAATTTCAGCTGGTTATATAACCATAATTCGACAAACCCCTCTTTTGCTTCAACTTATGTTTTGGTATTTTATTGGATTTTTAGGTTTAAAAGATAATACATTTATCCATATAAAAAATATACTTAAAATTTCAAATCAAGGAATAGAGTTATCAGGGTTAACATTATCCTCAGAATTTTCAGCATTATTATTTGGTCTAAGTATATTTACAAGTGCTTATATAGCTGAAGTCATTCGTGGAGGAATCATGTCTGTACCAAAAGGACAATGGGAGGCTTTTAGAAGTTTAGGACTTTCTGAAAATAAAGGTCTTCTAAGTATAATAATTCCACAGGCATTGCCAGCAATTTTACCAGGGTTAACAAGTCAATATTTGAACCTTGCTAAAAATAGTACTTTAGCTATAGCAGTAGGATATTCAGATATTTACGCAATCAATGATACTATAATCAATCAAACAGGAAGAGCTATTGAGTGTTTTATTATACTACTAACTAGTTTTT